From the Candidatus Bathyarchaeota archaeon genome, one window contains:
- a CDS encoding NAD-dependent epimerase/dehydratase family protein has product MERILVTGGGGFIGSHLARYLKQQGNFVRIADIKFDDYLKEKYYDEKCDLDLRVKENCLKATEGMDKVYNLAANMGGIGFITDVGAEVMYDNVLINTFMLEASRINKVKRYLYTSSACIYPTYRQTNSELPGLKEEDAYPADPDNFYGWEKLYTEKLCEAYQRDYGMAIRVLRYHNIYGPEGTYKGGREKSPAAICRKVAEASNPGTIDIWGDGKQTRSYCYVDDAVKGTVTLMESDYEKPINIGSDRLVSINELADMVATIAGKQISKTHDLTAPQGVRGRNADLTLVKDVLHWEPAVPLEEGLKRTYTWIQQMLKEDREKQ; this is encoded by the coding sequence ATGGAACGTATATTAGTCACTGGCGGTGGTGGATTCATCGGTAGCCACTTAGCTAGGTACCTGAAACAACAAGGAAACTTCGTTAGAATCGCTGATATAAAATTTGACGACTACCTAAAAGAAAAGTACTACGATGAAAAATGCGACCTCGACCTTAGGGTTAAGGAAAACTGCCTTAAGGCAACTGAGGGCATGGATAAAGTTTACAATCTTGCCGCGAACATGGGCGGAATTGGATTCATAACTGACGTTGGAGCCGAAGTAATGTATGATAACGTGTTGATTAACACTTTCATGCTTGAAGCTTCACGAATTAACAAAGTTAAAAGATACCTGTACACCTCATCTGCCTGTATCTATCCAACTTACCGTCAAACCAATTCTGAACTACCCGGTCTAAAAGAAGAAGACGCCTATCCAGCTGACCCAGACAATTTCTATGGATGGGAAAAACTCTACACTGAAAAACTCTGTGAAGCTTACCAACGTGACTACGGCATGGCAATTCGCGTTTTGAGATACCACAACATCTACGGGCCCGAAGGAACCTACAAGGGTGGAAGAGAAAAATCTCCCGCTGCTATCTGCCGAAAAGTTGCCGAGGCATCAAACCCTGGAACCATTGATATCTGGGGCGACGGCAAACAAACCCGAAGTTACTGCTACGTAGATGACGCTGTTAAAGGGACAGTTACGCTTATGGAGTCTGATTACGAAAAACCAATCAATATTGGTTCAGATCGGCTTGTAAGCATCAACGAGCTCGCAGACATGGTCGCCACGATTGCGGGTAAACAAATCTCAAAGACCCATGACTTAACGGCGCCTCAAGGAGTACGCGGAAGAAACGCTGACTTAACCTTGGTAAAGGACGTTCTTCACTGGGAACCCGCTGTGCCTCTTGAAGAAGGTTTGAAGCGAACATACACTTGGATTCAGCAAATGCTCAAAGAAGACCGAGAAAAACAATAA
- a CDS encoding glycosyltransferase, with product MQPTVSIVVPTHNEKTIIAKKIENFLSLNYPQDKMEIIFADDSNDETPQIIAEYAKKHSCVHLLQFKERMGYSPSMIAGVKSAKGEITVLGDAGSFLDSEALNRLVVHFQNPKVGAVTGNDVILNVDEQIGKSESLYQKIYNYIRTAETKMDSTLYIKGEATAVRSELIKDFDNCFETFDTAVGLFIRQKGFRTVYDPNVKFYEYAAASRNDRVKQKTIRAANLIRVLTRFKHMMFKREYGKYGSIILPLNFAMLSIVPISLLLGVLLLVPLTFFNFFFAAAIWGLIGLVFVVALIFSRSFIVTFFDLESSLLKALYEVTIKRRSLDKIETVASTRRVD from the coding sequence TTGCAACCAACCGTGTCCATAGTTGTACCTACCCACAACGAAAAAACAATAATCGCAAAAAAAATCGAAAACTTCCTCTCCCTCAACTACCCCCAAGACAAAATGGAAATAATCTTTGCAGACGACTCCAACGACGAGACTCCTCAAATAATTGCGGAGTACGCCAAAAAGCATTCCTGTGTGCATCTCTTGCAGTTTAAGGAACGCATGGGTTATAGCCCCTCTATGATTGCGGGAGTAAAATCCGCCAAAGGCGAGATAACCGTTTTGGGCGATGCTGGCTCGTTTTTGGATAGTGAAGCCCTAAACAGGCTCGTTGTTCATTTTCAGAACCCCAAAGTCGGCGCCGTAACTGGTAACGATGTCATTTTAAATGTGGATGAACAAATCGGCAAATCTGAGAGCCTATACCAGAAAATCTACAATTATATCCGAACAGCCGAAACCAAAATGGATTCAACTTTGTACATAAAAGGTGAAGCAACCGCTGTCCGAAGCGAACTCATCAAAGACTTTGACAACTGCTTTGAAACCTTCGATACTGCTGTGGGCCTGTTTATTCGCCAGAAAGGCTTTAGAACCGTATATGACCCAAACGTGAAATTCTATGAATACGCGGCTGCCTCACGAAATGACCGAGTGAAACAAAAAACAATCCGCGCAGCTAACCTGATTCGAGTTCTCACACGTTTCAAGCATATGATGTTCAAAAGAGAATACGGCAAGTATGGCTCCATAATCTTGCCCTTGAACTTTGCTATGCTCTCCATTGTCCCCATATCGCTTTTGCTGGGCGTTTTGCTGCTTGTTCCGCTAACGTTCTTTAATTTCTTTTTCGCAGCCGCAATTTGGGGTCTCATCGGTTTGGTCTTTGTTGTTGCGTTGATCTTTTCGCGCTCTTTCATTGTTACCTTCTTTGACCTCGAGAGCAGTCTCCTAAAAGCACTGTATGAAGTGACCATAAAACGGCGTTCACTTGACAAAATAGAAACCGTGGCCTCTACAAGAAGAGTTGACTAA
- a CDS encoding HD domain-containing protein, protein MAYVFNIPCGKNVKLQQVMDQIKQDIKLHTYWRCANIMAIERMGYTDHGPTHVKIVANLSLKLMRMLIDRGVMPSIVKNYCMRKEDAEVVVVLGAIFHDLGMVVMRSRHEVYSGLIALEFLQRCLEPVYSPEEQAVITSEVLHAIVAHEQPSTPTNRPLTVEAGIVGIADALDMEAGRARIPFSSGKIDIHAVSALSIEKIEIIDGAHKPVTIKITMSNSAGVFQIDELLKPRIENSGLQQYFHVIAEITGEKEQKIIDKFEI, encoded by the coding sequence TTGGCGTATGTTTTTAACATACCCTGCGGGAAGAACGTGAAGCTTCAGCAGGTTATGGATCAGATTAAGCAAGACATCAAATTGCATACTTACTGGCGCTGCGCTAACATCATGGCTATTGAACGCATGGGCTACACCGACCATGGTCCCACCCACGTTAAAATTGTCGCTAATCTTTCGTTAAAACTCATGCGCATGCTCATTGATAGAGGCGTAATGCCTAGCATCGTGAAGAATTATTGTATGCGAAAGGAGGATGCGGAGGTGGTGGTTGTTTTGGGCGCGATTTTTCATGATTTGGGCATGGTTGTTATGCGTAGTCGTCATGAGGTTTACAGCGGCTTGATTGCGCTTGAGTTCTTGCAGAGGTGTCTTGAGCCTGTGTATTCGCCTGAGGAGCAAGCCGTAATCACATCAGAGGTCTTGCACGCCATAGTAGCACATGAGCAACCAAGCACCCCCACCAATAGACCCCTAACAGTTGAAGCAGGCATAGTAGGCATCGCCGACGCCTTAGACATGGAAGCAGGCAGAGCACGAATCCCATTTAGCTCAGGAAAAATCGACATCCACGCCGTCTCAGCCCTAAGCATAGAAAAAATCGAAATCATAGACGGCGCCCACAAACCCGTAACCATAAAAATCACCATGTCAAACTCCGCAGGCGTCTTCCAAATCGACGAACTACTCAAACCCCGCATAGAAAACTCGGGACTCCAACAGTACTTCCACGTAATCGCAGAAATCACAGGCGAAAAAGAACAAAAAATCATCGACAAATTCGAAATCTAA
- a CDS encoding DUF1616 domain-containing protein, whose amino-acid sequence MKLRTYKLFFITAGLIGILILSSPAISAYVTFPGDEPFSEIYILGSGHMTEGIPFNIQPDTDYEVQLGVGNHMGSPFYYVCYIYLRNATQSFPDITAGTPSGLPPLYEYRVLLQDEQTVELPLVFSLSGFTAANNQSTLQSLTINNVTFDVDATALWDSEKNGFPYQLLLELWAFNQTEGSIQYHQRAVYFWLNVTSAV is encoded by the coding sequence ATGAAACTAAGAACATATAAGCTCTTTTTCATCACTGCTGGTCTAATTGGCATCTTGATTCTTTCCTCCCCTGCCATCAGCGCTTATGTTACTTTTCCAGGTGACGAACCGTTTTCAGAAATATACATTCTAGGGTCTGGGCACATGACTGAAGGTATTCCCTTCAATATCCAACCCGACACTGATTATGAAGTCCAGTTAGGCGTAGGCAATCACATGGGCAGTCCTTTTTACTATGTTTGCTATATCTACCTGAGAAACGCAACTCAATCTTTTCCAGATATAACAGCGGGGACTCCTTCGGGTCTTCCACCATTATATGAGTACCGTGTCCTTCTTCAGGACGAGCAGACCGTGGAGCTGCCTTTGGTTTTTTCACTATCTGGTTTTACTGCTGCAAACAATCAATCAACCTTGCAGAGTCTTACAATAAATAATGTAACCTTTGACGTGGATGCCACGGCACTTTGGGATTCTGAAAAAAACGGGTTCCCTTATCAACTGTTGCTGGAGTTATGGGCTTTTAACCAAACAGAAGGGAGCATTCAGTATCATCAGCGCGCTGTTTATTTCTGGCTCAACGTTACCTCTGCTGTATAA
- a CDS encoding glycosyltransferase family 2 protein, whose translation MSTPLQTGHTTGTSLTSMVSYPTINVGVVIPTLNEEKNIQDVICRLKDLGFSNVLVIDGKSKDNTKNVAAKNGAKVVAQTGRGKGNAIRQVLNNNYLDVDALVLMDADGSMDPQEIPAFIDAINLGADVAKGSRFIKGGYTHDMTTFRWLGNKLMMFAVNTLWPQANYTDLCYGYAVFNKRAVQELAPVLESEHFEIEAEIFIKALTLGLSVKEVPSIEYERKNGTSNLHAFKDGFKIFKTIFKQFFSFH comes from the coding sequence TTGTCAACTCCACTACAAACTGGTCACACAACGGGAACATCACTTACTTCAATGGTGTCCTATCCCACAATCAATGTGGGCGTTGTTATTCCAACTCTAAACGAAGAAAAAAACATCCAAGATGTTATCTGCAGATTAAAAGACCTAGGGTTTTCTAACGTCCTAGTAATCGATGGCAAATCAAAAGACAACACAAAAAACGTGGCAGCCAAAAACGGTGCCAAAGTTGTTGCACAGACTGGGCGTGGAAAGGGCAACGCAATCCGACAGGTTCTCAATAACAACTATCTAGATGTTGATGCATTAGTGCTAATGGACGCTGACGGGTCCATGGATCCCCAAGAGATACCTGCATTTATCGATGCAATAAACTTGGGAGCTGATGTAGCTAAAGGTTCACGCTTCATCAAGGGCGGATACACACATGATATGACCACGTTTCGTTGGCTTGGTAACAAACTTATGATGTTTGCCGTCAACACTTTGTGGCCTCAGGCGAATTACACTGATTTGTGCTATGGATATGCTGTGTTCAATAAGCGTGCAGTTCAAGAGTTAGCGCCCGTCTTAGAGTCTGAGCATTTTGAAATTGAAGCTGAAATCTTCATAAAAGCTTTAACTCTAGGGTTGAGCGTGAAAGAAGTTCCAAGCATCGAATATGAACGTAAAAATGGGACATCTAATCTACATGCATTCAAAGATGGCTTTAAGATTTTTAAAACAATATTTAAACAATTTTTTAGTTTTCATTAA
- a CDS encoding KH domain-containing protein, translating into MSKPNMFVRIPKERVGVLVGPDGKVKHELEERLSVELKVESEGGVEIILNENAQDPSLLFKAKDAVTAIGRGFAPDQTFRLVRNDDVIFDLIDLRLVFGRSDSDIRRVKSRIIGMNGKTRRTIEELSEADTVVYGHTIGFIGTYEQVDIAKNAVQMIIQGSQHHTVYNFLQKKRRELKKQMLQLWEKPDEK; encoded by the coding sequence ATGTCAAAACCTAACATGTTTGTTCGTATCCCCAAAGAACGCGTGGGTGTGCTTGTGGGTCCAGACGGCAAAGTAAAACATGAACTTGAAGAACGACTCAGCGTAGAGCTCAAAGTCGAAAGCGAAGGCGGCGTAGAAATCATCCTAAACGAAAACGCCCAAGACCCCTCCTTGCTCTTCAAAGCCAAAGACGCAGTAACCGCCATAGGCAGAGGATTCGCTCCCGACCAGACCTTCCGTCTAGTCCGCAACGACGACGTCATCTTCGACCTAATTGACCTGCGCTTAGTCTTTGGACGCTCAGACTCAGACATACGACGCGTAAAAAGCCGCATTATCGGCATGAACGGCAAAACCCGCCGAACCATCGAAGAACTATCTGAAGCCGACACCGTAGTCTACGGACACACCATAGGATTCATCGGAACCTACGAACAAGTCGACATAGCCAAAAACGCCGTACAAATGATAATCCAAGGCAGCCAACATCACACCGTCTACAACTTCCTGCAAAAGAAACGCCGCGAACTCAAAAAACAAATGCTGCAACTCTGGGAAAAACCCGACGAAAAATAG
- the eif1A gene encoding translation initiation factor eIF-1A — MGKKKVLSEGSLGEMVYPSQGQILGVVVKLLGFDRIQVKCQDGFERLCRIRGKMKRRVWIRENDVVLVSPWDFQKETRGDVVWRYTHAQAEILRRKGFLTV, encoded by the coding sequence ATGGGAAAGAAAAAAGTTCTAAGCGAAGGTTCCCTTGGTGAAATGGTTTATCCATCTCAAGGTCAGATTTTGGGTGTTGTAGTGAAGCTTTTGGGTTTTGACCGTATTCAAGTTAAATGCCAAGACGGTTTTGAACGGTTGTGTCGCATTCGCGGCAAGATGAAGCGTCGTGTTTGGATTCGCGAGAACGATGTGGTTCTTGTTTCGCCATGGGATTTCCAAAAAGAGACGCGCGGCGATGTGGTTTGGCGCTACACTCATGCACAAGCCGAAATTCTGCGCAGAAAAGGCTTCCTAACCGTCTAA
- a CDS encoding glycosyltransferase → MTDTDLKVIYANWPEHYANQRFIAALADNFDLTAFYFDETGTEVIREKAPPIAISPNAKIVTIKDPPLLKLPLTLQMSSQKGNAGWLLKAFMRALLFRRYVKKSRPDLIIGNGASGTNPYGLAAAFSNFHPFVVLIWGADVLDEAKNSFVLRTVARFILGRADGVIVDSAVKANAVRQLGYSKKMWNFPWGLDLDRFSPSVDGSLVRKQLGWEDKTVIISTRNHFPVYGVEDLIRSIPLVIKSCPNARFLIVGHGKLTGSFVNLVSELGVTDYVHFTGRIPNKELPSHLRAAQIYVSTSYSDGASISMLEAMACGLPVVVSDILPNREWIKHDQNGLLTQIKNPEALAQNLIFCIQNPERRNEMAKAGLKVAKDKADWKKNQQLLHKAVKLLSTSSP, encoded by the coding sequence ATGACTGATACTGATTTGAAAGTTATCTACGCTAATTGGCCTGAACATTACGCAAATCAACGGTTCATTGCAGCTTTAGCCGACAATTTTGACCTTACTGCCTTCTATTTTGATGAAACTGGAACCGAAGTAATCCGTGAAAAGGCACCGCCTATTGCGATTTCTCCAAACGCAAAAATAGTCACCATAAAAGACCCTCCCCTGCTAAAGTTACCTTTAACCTTGCAGATGTCTTCGCAAAAAGGAAATGCTGGTTGGCTTTTGAAAGCTTTCATGCGGGCATTGCTTTTTAGACGTTACGTCAAGAAGTCTCGCCCTGACTTAATAATTGGGAATGGTGCCTCAGGGACTAATCCGTATGGTCTCGCTGCTGCTTTTTCCAATTTCCACCCCTTCGTTGTTTTAATTTGGGGCGCTGACGTACTTGACGAAGCCAAAAACTCTTTTGTCTTGCGAACGGTGGCTCGGTTTATTTTAGGTAGAGCAGACGGAGTTATCGTTGACAGTGCTGTTAAAGCTAACGCAGTTAGACAACTAGGCTATTCTAAAAAAATGTGGAATTTCCCTTGGGGACTTGATTTAGACAGGTTTTCCCCCTCAGTTGATGGTTCTTTAGTTCGAAAGCAACTGGGCTGGGAAGATAAAACAGTTATTATAAGCACACGGAATCATTTTCCGGTTTATGGTGTAGAGGACCTAATTCGCTCTATTCCGCTTGTAATAAAATCGTGTCCAAACGCTCGTTTCTTGATTGTGGGTCACGGCAAATTAACTGGGTCTTTTGTAAACTTGGTTTCCGAGTTAGGCGTAACTGATTATGTTCATTTTACAGGAAGAATCCCAAATAAGGAGCTTCCTAGCCATCTGAGAGCCGCTCAAATCTATGTTTCAACTTCATATTCTGATGGCGCTTCGATTTCAATGTTAGAAGCCATGGCTTGCGGTTTACCCGTAGTTGTCTCAGACATACTTCCCAACCGCGAATGGATTAAACATGACCAAAACGGTTTGCTTACCCAAATAAAAAACCCCGAAGCTTTAGCCCAAAACCTCATATTCTGTATCCAGAATCCTGAACGCCGCAACGAAATGGCTAAAGCAGGTCTAAAAGTTGCTAAGGATAAGGCGGACTGGAAAAAAAATCAGCAACTTCTACATAAAGCAGTTAAGCTGCTTTCAACGAGTTCCCCGTAA
- a CDS encoding serine protein kinase RIO — translation MSKRARERLSRQEKRFERRDKMLRHDFSSERATFEEVFDQATRLVLYRLLNKGILYEVNGVISSGKEARVYWGKTQSGEDLAVKIYLTSSAEFKKGMAMYIEGDKRFKGVKKDTRSLIYTWAQKEFRNLEEAQAAKIRVPKPIAVESNIVVMEFIGKDGVTAPSLKEQPPENPEKVYKTLLTYLKRLYQKAKIVHGDLSEYNMMLWKGKLVVFDMSQSVPLSHPLSQDLLRRDITNVNRFFSRLGVTVPTNEEVYRQVTGNVKT, via the coding sequence ATGTCAAAAAGAGCCCGCGAAAGACTTTCCCGCCAAGAAAAACGGTTCGAACGCCGAGACAAAATGTTGCGCCACGATTTTTCCTCTGAACGCGCCACGTTCGAAGAAGTTTTCGACCAAGCTACTCGGCTGGTGCTTTATCGGCTGCTCAACAAAGGAATCCTATACGAAGTCAACGGTGTCATAAGTTCGGGCAAGGAAGCTCGTGTTTACTGGGGCAAAACCCAGTCAGGCGAAGATTTGGCGGTGAAGATTTATTTGACTTCTTCGGCGGAGTTCAAGAAAGGCATGGCTATGTACATTGAGGGCGACAAACGCTTCAAGGGCGTTAAGAAAGATACGCGGTCGCTGATTTATACTTGGGCACAAAAGGAATTCCGCAATCTAGAAGAAGCCCAAGCAGCCAAAATCCGCGTCCCCAAACCCATAGCCGTTGAAAGTAACATCGTCGTTATGGAATTCATCGGCAAAGACGGCGTCACTGCGCCTTCGCTAAAAGAGCAGCCCCCAGAAAACCCCGAAAAAGTCTACAAAACACTACTCACGTATCTGAAGCGGCTCTACCAAAAAGCCAAGATAGTTCACGGTGACCTAAGCGAGTACAACATGATGCTTTGGAAGGGCAAACTTGTAGTGTTTGATATGTCCCAGTCCGTGCCCCTGTCACACCCGTTGTCGCAGGACCTGTTGCGAAGAGACATAACTAACGTGAATAGATTCTTTAGTCGCTTAGGCGTTACAGTTCCAACTAACGAAGAGGTTTACAGGCAGGTAACAGGTAATGTCAAAACCTAA
- a CDS encoding Gfo/Idh/MocA family oxidoreductase, whose translation MQLEKIRLGVVGIGKMGLLHASIVNTLPNVELVALCDKSNILNRIGKKMFSPTGVSVVDDIEKFKDLNLQVVYVTTPIASHSFLVSSLLKDHLAENVFCEKTLALTYAQSKELCELANKAGSVNMVGYMKRFNVVFGKAKSLLEQKELGDIVSFKSFAYSSDFQGLTKESQSSASRGGALRDIGCHIIDMSLWLLGDLAVNQVLSCVKSGEDAETSVSFSAKTSSGVPGVFEVSQNMENYRMPEFGLSIECEKGTIAVNDDRIILTEKNGDQKKLYRQDLSDSVPFYLGESEYYRENAHFIDAVRQHKQASPSFDDASKVDYIIEQVKTMEGQ comes from the coding sequence TTGCAACTTGAAAAGATAAGACTAGGCGTAGTTGGCATAGGAAAAATGGGTTTACTGCATGCCAGCATCGTAAATACCCTTCCTAATGTCGAGTTAGTTGCTTTATGTGATAAAAGCAACATTCTAAATAGAATCGGCAAAAAAATGTTTTCCCCAACTGGAGTATCTGTCGTTGATGATATCGAAAAATTCAAGGACCTAAACCTTCAAGTTGTCTATGTTACAACACCGATTGCTTCTCACTCATTTCTTGTTAGCAGTTTGTTGAAGGACCATTTAGCCGAGAACGTTTTCTGTGAAAAAACTTTGGCCCTGACCTATGCTCAGTCAAAAGAGCTCTGTGAACTAGCCAACAAAGCTGGAAGCGTAAACATGGTCGGCTACATGAAACGGTTCAACGTTGTTTTTGGTAAAGCCAAGTCTTTGCTTGAGCAAAAAGAGCTCGGCGACATCGTTTCTTTCAAGTCATTTGCATATTCCTCTGACTTCCAAGGACTCACAAAAGAATCGCAATCATCTGCTTCCAGAGGTGGAGCTCTACGCGATATCGGCTGCCACATCATAGACATGAGCCTTTGGCTGCTTGGCGACTTAGCTGTCAATCAAGTATTATCCTGCGTCAAAAGCGGAGAAGACGCTGAAACTTCCGTGTCTTTCTCAGCTAAAACCTCCAGCGGCGTTCCAGGCGTCTTTGAGGTTTCCCAAAACATGGAAAATTACCGGATGCCTGAATTTGGTCTAAGCATCGAATGTGAAAAAGGAACAATTGCCGTCAATGATGACCGCATAATACTAACCGAGAAGAACGGTGATCAAAAGAAGCTATACCGACAAGACCTGTCCGATAGCGTACCCTTCTACTTAGGCGAATCAGAGTATTACAGAGAAAACGCGCATTTCATAGATGCCGTTAGACAACACAAACAAGCATCTCCAAGCTTTGATGATGCCTCAAAAGTCGACTACATCATCGAGCAAGTAAAAACCATGGAGGGGCAATGA
- a CDS encoding flippase, producing the protein MSKITEDSARGGFFLFSGTTLSSAILAISVVLLGRFLGPELYGQYSLVIVIVPLLLLFTDLGITTGITKFVSSLRAEGKDAHAARIINHGLLFRVAIGLVFSALCIAFPDFFALLINRPDLAFYVQISALSLIFQAIYTTLNGAFIGLDKSEYNALTSNTQAIVRTVSQLSLVVLGFGIMGALIGYIAGFAIAAVCGFALLIFKFFRSSSVSGKFVSQSYSDSLKILGRYCMPVYVSVVLVGFFPLYQQLVLAFFSTDAAIGNFRAAYNFATLLTIILTAISTALLPAFSKLEHSPELIDKFFNRANKYTTLIIVPLTTLVIIFSEPIVQFLYGAEYTTAPLFLSLSCSLYFLVGIGYLTLTTGVFNGLGKTRLTMNMTLINFVLLITLSPIFAMFYDVVGVIVAYLIAGAVATLYAAIVAKKQLNIGFNLKSILRIYLVSAISAVPSLMLLFFTSLSSFVVLVIGGIAYLAAFLTLMPLMRVVNKFDLQELDRITSRIPLLKYIAKPLFAYQKRLLRLINAS; encoded by the coding sequence TTGTCAAAAATAACGGAGGATTCAGCACGCGGAGGATTCTTTTTATTCTCTGGAACAACTCTGTCTTCAGCAATTTTGGCAATTTCTGTTGTTCTTCTTGGCAGGTTTTTAGGTCCAGAATTATACGGGCAATATAGCCTTGTGATTGTTATTGTGCCTCTTCTTTTGTTGTTTACTGACCTTGGAATTACCACGGGTATTACAAAATTTGTCTCTAGCCTTCGCGCAGAGGGAAAAGATGCACATGCTGCACGTATCATAAATCATGGGCTGCTTTTCCGTGTAGCCATAGGTCTTGTATTCTCGGCTTTATGTATTGCTTTCCCAGATTTTTTTGCGCTTTTAATTAATCGACCTGACCTTGCGTTTTATGTTCAAATATCTGCTCTGTCTTTGATATTTCAAGCAATATACACTACCCTTAATGGCGCTTTTATCGGCCTAGATAAGTCAGAATATAACGCTCTTACATCCAATACACAAGCAATAGTTAGGACTGTATCCCAGCTTTCTCTTGTTGTGTTAGGCTTTGGTATAATGGGTGCCTTGATTGGGTATATCGCCGGTTTTGCAATTGCCGCTGTCTGTGGCTTTGCTTTGTTGATTTTTAAATTTTTTAGATCCAGCTCGGTTTCTGGCAAATTTGTCTCTCAAAGCTATTCTGATTCACTTAAGATTTTAGGCCGCTATTGCATGCCCGTGTACGTTTCAGTTGTTCTAGTTGGTTTCTTTCCTCTTTATCAACAGCTTGTCTTGGCATTCTTTTCCACAGATGCTGCCATTGGAAATTTTAGAGCCGCCTACAATTTTGCTACGCTTCTGACAATAATTTTAACTGCGATTTCAACTGCGTTGCTTCCAGCTTTTTCCAAACTAGAACACTCACCTGAACTGATCGACAAATTCTTCAATAGAGCAAACAAATACACAACACTAATAATTGTGCCCCTAACAACTTTGGTAATTATCTTCTCTGAACCCATCGTACAGTTCCTTTATGGCGCAGAATACACTACTGCTCCTCTCTTTCTCTCCTTGAGTTGTTCGCTCTATTTCTTAGTCGGTATTGGCTATCTGACTTTGACTACTGGAGTGTTCAACGGTTTAGGGAAAACTCGTTTAACAATGAATATGACCTTGATCAACTTCGTTCTTTTGATAACCTTGTCTCCGATATTTGCCATGTTTTACGATGTAGTTGGGGTTATAGTGGCATATTTAATCGCTGGAGCGGTCGCGACTTTGTATGCAGCAATAGTTGCGAAAAAACAGCTTAACATTGGTTTCAACTTAAAGTCAATACTGCGTATCTACCTGGTTTCTGCTATCTCTGCTGTGCCTTCCTTAATGCTGCTTTTCTTTACTTCATTGAGCTCCTTTGTTGTCTTAGTTATCGGTGGCATTGCATATTTAGCAGCTTTCCTTACTTTGATGCCTCTAATGCGTGTGGTCAACAAGTTCGACCTTCAAGAACTTGACAGAATAACGTCGCGAATACCCCTGCTAAAGTATATAGCTAAACCGCTGTTCGCATACCAAAAACGACTCTTACGCCTAATCAACGCTTCTTAA